One window of Papaver somniferum cultivar HN1 chromosome 9, ASM357369v1, whole genome shotgun sequence genomic DNA carries:
- the LOC113310978 gene encoding uncharacterized protein LOC113310978: MARNSILVLGFLLFCCCTSIAEAEYMKYKDPKHPVGVRTKDLMKRMTLEEKIGQMSQIERTVATADVVKKHFIGSITSGGGSWPAPNASAATWVNMVNDFQKGSLSTRLGIPMIYGIDAVHGNNNVYNATIFPHNVGLGVTRDPVLIRKIGAATALEVRATGIPYVFAPCIAVCRDPRWGRCYESYSEDNKIVQQMTDIISGLQGEVPANSRKGVPFVAAGNKNVAACVKHYVGDGGATKGINENNTVIDVFYYSDAHGLPSIHMPGYYTSIIKGISTIMVSLSSWNGVKMHANKNLITGFLKNFVHFRGFVISDWLAIDKITTPEHANYSYSVQAGVNAGIDMFMIPFNYTEFADVLTHHVKNNVISRSRIDDAVKRILRVKFTMGIFENPMADLSLVDLLGSQEHRELAREAVRKSLVLLKNGESADKTLLPLPKKAPKILVAGSHADNLGYQCGGWTSTWQGITGNDLTIGTAVLKAIKNTVDATTRVVFNENPDPEFVKSNEFSYPNVVVGEHPYAESFGDSMNLTISMPGPNTINNVCGAIKCVVVVVSGRPVVIQPYLAKMNALVAAWLPGSEGQGVADVLFGDYGFTGKLARTWFKTVDQLPMNVGDRHYDPLFPFGFGLVTMPSTQGRSWA; this comes from the exons ATGGCAAGGAATAGTATCCTTGTATTGGGGTTCCTGCTATTTTGTTGTTGCACATCCATTGCAGAAGCAGAATACATGAAATATAAAGATCCTAAACATCCAGTCGGTGTTCGAACCAAGGACTTGATGAAGAGGATGACTCTGGAGGAGAAGATCGGTCAAATGTCGCAAATAGAAAGAACTGTTGCAACTGCGGATGTGGTGAAAAAGCATTTCATTG GGAGCATAACAAGTGGTGGAGGAAGTTGGCCGGCTCCTAATGCCTCTGCTGCAACCTGGGTTAATATGGTAAATGATTTCCAGAAGGGTTCTCTGTCTACCCGTCTTGGGATTCCGATGATTTATGGGATTGATGCTGTTCATGGCAACAATAACGTCTACAATGCAACTATCTTTCCCCACAATGTTGGTCTCGGCGTGACCAG GGATCCTGTGCTCATCAGGAAGATTGGAGCTGCAACTGCTCTGGAAGTTAGAGCTACAGGCATTCCTTATGTTTTTGCTCCGTGCATTGCG GTTTGCAGAGACCCGAGATGGGGTCGATGTTATGAGAGTTATAGTGAAGATAACAAAATTGTGCAGCAAATGACTGACATCATATCTGGTTTACAAGGAGAAGTTCCTGCAAATTCCCGAAAAGGTGTTCCCTTTGTTGCCGCTGGAAA CAAAAACGTTGCAGCTTGTGTAAAGCACTATGTGGGGGATGGTGGCGCCACCAAAGGTATCAATGAGAATAACACTGTGATAGATGT GTTTTATTATTCAGATGCACATGGATTGCCCAGTATTCACATGCCAGGATACTACACTTCAATTATCAAGGGTATTTCAACTATCATGGTCTCACTTTCTAGCTGGAATGGAGTAAAGATGCATGCTAACAAGAATCTTATAACTGGTTTTCTCAAGAATTTCGTCCATTTCAGG GGTTTCGTCATTTCTGATTGGCTGGCTATTGACAAAATCACCACTCCAGAACATGCAAATTACTCGTATTCAGTTCAAGCTGGAGTTAACGCTGGCATTGACATG TTCATGATTCCCTTCAACTACACGGAATTTGCTGATGTTCTAACCCACCATGTGAAAAACAATGTCATTTCGAGAAGTCGAATTGATGATGCTGTTAAAAGAATCTTGAGGGTTAAGTTCACCATGGGGATTTTTGAGAACCCAATGGCTGATCTTAGCCTGGTTGACCTTCTTGGGAGTCAG GAGCATAGAGAATTAGCAAGGGAAGCTGTGAGGAAATCCCTAGTACTATTGAAGAATGGAGAATCTGCAGATAAGACACTGTTGCCACTCCCCAAGAAGGCACCAAAGATCCTTGTTGCAGGAAGTCATGCAGATAACCTTGGTTATCAATGCGGTGGCTGGACAAGCACCTGGCAAGGAATTACTGGGAATGACCTCACAATTG GTACAGCGGTACTCAAAGCAATCAAAAACACCGTTGACGCAACGACTCGAGTAGTTTTCAACGAAAACCCTGATCCAGAATTTGTCAAGTCAAACGAATTCTCTTACCCGAACGTTGTTGTGGGTGAACATCCATATGCAGAGTCATTTGGTGATAGCATGAACCTTACCATCTCCATGCCTGGCCCAAACACGATTAACAATGTTTGTGGAGCCATCAAATGTGTAGTTGTTGTTGTCTCTGGCAGACCTGTCGTCATACAACCATACCTGGCCAAAATGAATGCACTAGTAGCAGCATGGTTACCAGGTAGTGAAGGCCAAGGTGTTGCTGATGTTCTGTTTGGTGATTATGGGTTTACAGGTAAGCTTGCACGCACCTGGTTCAAGACTGTTGATCAGCTTCCGATGAATGTGGGTGACAGGCACTATGATCCCTTATTCCCATTCGGATTCGGACTCGTCACCATGCCAAGTACTCAGGGACGGAGCTGGGCATAG